The proteins below come from a single Sinorhizobium fredii genomic window:
- the denD gene encoding D-erythronate dehydrogenase, translating to MHVMIIGAAGMIGRKLVEKLAAEPDALGYEIGRLTLVDVIEPPVPAAYSAISTALALDLSTEGCAGQLVATRPDVIFHLAAIVSGEAEADFDKGYRVNLDGTRGLFEAIRSEGQRERYVPRVIFASSIAVFGRPFPERIGDEFFTTPLTSYGTQKAICELLLADYSRRGLFDGIGIRLPTICVRPGKPNKAASGFFSNILREPLAGQEAVLPVDESVRHWFASPRSAVGFFVHAGRIDTSRIGPRRNLTMPGLSALVGEEIEALKRIAGPKAAGLIRREPDPVTAAIVAGWPTNFDARRARELGFTAESSFDEIIRIHVEDELGGKI from the coding sequence ATGCATGTCATGATCATCGGTGCGGCCGGCATGATCGGCCGGAAACTTGTCGAGAAACTCGCGGCGGAGCCGGACGCCCTCGGCTATGAGATTGGCCGGCTGACCCTGGTCGACGTGATCGAGCCGCCGGTCCCCGCGGCCTATTCCGCGATCTCGACGGCGCTGGCGCTCGATCTCTCGACGGAAGGCTGCGCCGGGCAGCTCGTCGCGACCCGGCCGGACGTTATCTTTCATCTCGCGGCGATCGTTTCGGGCGAGGCGGAGGCGGATTTTGACAAGGGCTACCGCGTCAATCTCGACGGGACGCGGGGGCTCTTCGAGGCGATCCGCAGCGAAGGTCAGCGCGAGCGCTATGTCCCGCGCGTTATCTTTGCTTCCTCGATCGCCGTCTTCGGCCGGCCCTTCCCGGAGAGGATCGGCGACGAGTTCTTCACGACACCGCTGACGAGCTACGGCACGCAGAAGGCGATCTGCGAATTGCTGCTTGCCGATTATTCGCGCCGCGGCCTCTTCGACGGCATCGGCATCCGCCTGCCGACCATCTGCGTCCGGCCGGGCAAGCCGAACAAGGCGGCCTCCGGCTTCTTCTCCAACATCCTGCGCGAGCCGCTCGCCGGGCAGGAGGCCGTTCTGCCGGTCGACGAAAGCGTCCGGCACTGGTTCGCAAGCCCGCGCTCGGCGGTCGGTTTCTTCGTCCATGCCGGTCGAATCGATACGAGCCGGATCGGGCCGCGGCGCAACCTGACCATGCCGGGATTGTCGGCGCTGGTCGGCGAGGAGATCGAGGCGCTGAAGCGCATTGCCGGCCCGAAGGCCGCGGGGCTCATCCGCCGCGAACCGGATCCGGTCACCGCTGCGATCGTCGCCGGCTGGCCGACGAATTTCGACGCGCGACGCGCGCGCGAGCTGGGCTTCACGGCCGAAAGCAGCTTCGACGAGATCATCAGGATCCATGTCGAGGATGAACTCGGAGGGAAGATCTGA
- a CDS encoding DUF6064 family protein: MSEWGTYTLADFLMFSPRVYFRLIERYNQEFWPLQLVFIAGALALLVPAALQASRARIAVLPLFALAWAFCAWQFLWTRYASINWAMSYAAAAFFLQSGLLVLAALLPRSPTNSGGLRHHGGIALAVCGLLAYPFIALVAGRPPATAETFGMMPDPTVATTFGAMLMVGQKKLWLLLPIPILWCLYSGLTLWAMEDLGALAPFAAVLAILVFLVAGKR; encoded by the coding sequence ATGTCCGAATGGGGGACCTACACGCTCGCCGACTTCCTGATGTTCTCGCCGCGCGTCTATTTCCGCCTCATCGAACGCTACAATCAGGAATTCTGGCCGCTTCAGCTTGTCTTCATCGCAGGCGCGCTCGCCCTGCTCGTTCCGGCAGCCCTGCAGGCGTCCCGCGCCCGGATTGCGGTTCTCCCGCTCTTCGCCCTGGCATGGGCCTTCTGCGCCTGGCAGTTCCTGTGGACGCGCTATGCCAGCATCAACTGGGCGATGTCCTATGCTGCCGCTGCCTTTTTTCTCCAGTCAGGATTGCTGGTTCTGGCCGCCCTCCTGCCGCGCTCGCCCACCAACTCAGGCGGCCTGCGTCATCACGGCGGCATCGCCCTCGCCGTTTGCGGCCTGCTCGCCTATCCCTTCATCGCCCTTGTCGCAGGCCGTCCGCCCGCCACGGCGGAAACCTTCGGGATGATGCCGGATCCGACGGTTGCAACGACCTTTGGCGCCATGCTGATGGTCGGGCAAAAGAAGCTGTGGCTGCTTCTGCCCATCCCGATCCTGTGGTGTCTCTATAGCGGGCTCACCCTTTGGGCCATGGAGGACCTGGGCGCCCTGGCGCCGTTTGCCGCGGTCCTCGCCATCCTTGTCTTCCTCGTTGCGGGCAAGCGATGA
- a CDS encoding LacI family DNA-binding transcriptional regulator: MDFDFKHSTVTLAEVAAAAGVGESTVSRVLRNEGSFSRKARERVMEAVERLGYVPNRIAGTLASAGSRLVAFVIPSLSNIVFPDVLRGASGVLEANRHQAVFSVTDYDPQREEGLVAAMLAWRPTAVMLAGFEHSEGTLKMLRASGCRVAEVLDVDGTAVDLAVGFSNRAAGCASAEFLLKRGYRRIGYVGHDLERDTRAGKRFAAFCEKLASSGTPLVGREICSGASSVESGRLGLERLLARHADLDAVYFSNDDMALGGYFHCLARGIAIPSQLAIFGYNGLDIGRVTPQPLSTIRTPRVRTGQLAAELVVANAPPQVVDLGFELVEGATA, encoded by the coding sequence GTGGATTTCGATTTCAAGCACAGCACGGTCACGCTTGCCGAGGTCGCCGCGGCCGCCGGCGTAGGCGAAAGCACGGTTTCGCGCGTCCTCAGAAACGAGGGTTCGTTTTCGCGCAAGGCGAGGGAGCGCGTGATGGAGGCCGTCGAGCGGCTCGGCTATGTGCCGAACCGGATTGCCGGAACGCTTGCTTCCGCCGGATCGCGGCTCGTCGCCTTCGTCATTCCGTCGCTCTCCAACATCGTCTTCCCCGACGTGCTGCGCGGGGCAAGCGGCGTCTTGGAGGCGAACCGGCATCAGGCCGTTTTTTCGGTGACCGACTACGATCCGCAGCGCGAGGAGGGGCTTGTCGCCGCCATGCTCGCCTGGCGACCGACGGCAGTGATGCTCGCTGGCTTCGAACATTCGGAAGGGACGCTGAAGATGCTGCGCGCCAGCGGCTGCCGGGTGGCCGAAGTGCTCGATGTCGACGGCACGGCCGTCGATCTGGCAGTCGGCTTTTCCAATCGTGCAGCGGGGTGCGCCAGTGCCGAATTCCTGCTGAAGCGGGGCTATCGCCGCATCGGCTATGTCGGCCATGACCTCGAACGCGATACCCGCGCCGGCAAGCGCTTCGCCGCCTTCTGCGAAAAGCTCGCCTCTTCCGGCACGCCGCTGGTCGGGCGGGAAATCTGTTCGGGTGCGTCGTCGGTGGAGAGCGGACGGCTGGGCCTGGAGCGGCTGCTCGCCCGGCACGCCGATCTCGATGCCGTCTATTTTTCGAACGACGACATGGCGCTCGGCGGCTACTTCCATTGCCTGGCGCGCGGCATCGCGATTCCTTCGCAACTGGCGATCTTCGGCTATAACGGCCTCGATATCGGAAGGGTGACGCCGCAGCCGCTCTCGACCATTCGCACGCCCCGTGTCCGGACGGGGCAGTTGGCGGCCGAGCTTGTCGTTGCCAACGCGCCACCCCAGGTGGTCGATCTCGGCTTCGAGCTGGTCGAAGGCGCAACCGCCTAA
- a CDS encoding aldolase, which yields MSESRLREEICRYGRSLFERGLTPGSSGNISLRLDDGGWLVTPTNASLGFLDPARISRLDPEGRLVSGDKPTKEIPLHTALYESRSSARAIVHLHSTHAVALTMLPEIDPRAALPPMTPYYLMRAGETALVPYYRPGDPAVADAIRGLAGKYSSVLLANHGPVVAGDSLEAAVFATEELEETAKLYLLLRNLNPRYLSPDQVTDLAKTFGLDLPSLHDHEGHDHG from the coding sequence ATGTCCGAGAGCCGCCTGCGCGAGGAAATCTGCCGTTACGGGCGATCGCTGTTCGAGCGCGGGCTGACGCCTGGCTCCTCCGGCAATATCTCGCTGAGGCTCGACGATGGCGGCTGGCTGGTGACGCCCACCAACGCCTCGCTCGGCTTTCTCGACCCGGCCCGCATCTCGCGGCTCGATCCCGAGGGTAGGCTCGTCTCCGGCGACAAGCCGACGAAGGAGATACCGCTCCATACGGCCCTCTACGAGTCGCGCAGCAGCGCCCGCGCGATCGTCCATCTCCATTCGACCCACGCGGTTGCGCTCACCATGCTGCCGGAGATCGATCCGCGCGCCGCGCTGCCGCCGATGACCCCTTACTACCTCATGCGCGCCGGCGAAACGGCGCTGGTGCCCTACTACCGTCCCGGCGATCCGGCGGTCGCCGACGCGATCCGCGGCCTTGCCGGCAAGTATTCCTCCGTGCTGCTCGCCAATCACGGCCCGGTCGTCGCCGGCGACAGCCTCGAAGCGGCGGTCTTCGCCACCGAGGAACTTGAGGAGACGGCGAAGCTCTATCTGCTGCTGCGCAACCTCAACCCGCGTTATCTTAGCCCGGACCAGGTGACCGACCTCGCCAAGACCTTCGGTCTCGATCTTCCGTCCCTCCATGATCACGAAGGGCATGACCACGGCTGA
- a CDS encoding FadR/GntR family transcriptional regulator has translation MTGSPILTQMPKVGRSLDRRTAREMIADKLMVLVATNMLRPGDELPGERELANVLHVSRETVRGAIQTLAARGIIEVSQGSRSRVADVDLSDVTVTIASPNAIDSYDLEDVHAARQHIELKVVGDAAENIDEEALKKLETLLEAQKLCGDDAMRFLICDREFHVAIYRACGNPLLSDFVTDLYTYMMDYRRSAMSRPGAIEASYKDHSEIFEALRRHDREAVVAAFHQHLMHIYRTTKELLVDGNGRKQKQKGTRNPE, from the coding sequence ATGACTGGCAGTCCGATACTCACGCAGATGCCGAAAGTGGGGCGCAGCCTCGACCGCCGCACGGCGCGCGAGATGATTGCCGACAAGCTGATGGTGCTGGTGGCGACGAATATGCTCCGCCCGGGTGACGAACTGCCGGGCGAGCGGGAACTTGCCAACGTCCTACATGTCAGCCGTGAGACGGTGCGCGGTGCCATTCAAACGCTCGCGGCCCGCGGCATCATCGAGGTCTCCCAGGGAAGCCGCAGCCGCGTCGCCGATGTCGATCTCAGCGACGTCACCGTGACGATCGCTTCCCCCAACGCCATCGACAGCTATGATCTCGAGGACGTCCATGCCGCCCGCCAGCATATCGAGCTGAAGGTGGTGGGCGACGCCGCGGAAAACATCGACGAAGAGGCGCTGAAGAAGCTCGAAACCCTGCTCGAGGCGCAAAAACTCTGCGGCGACGATGCGATGCGCTTCCTAATCTGCGACCGCGAGTTCCACGTGGCGATCTACAGGGCCTGCGGCAATCCGCTGCTCTCGGATTTTGTGACGGACCTTTATACTTACATGATGGACTACCGGCGCAGCGCCATGTCGCGCCCGGGCGCGATCGAGGCCAGCTACAAGGATCACAGCGAAATCTTCGAGGCGCTGCGGCGGCACGACCGCGAAGCGGTCGTCGCGGCCTTTCACCAGCACCTCATGCACATTTATCGGACGACGAAGGAACTGCTCGTCGACGGAAACGGCAGGAAACAGAAACAGAAGGGTACGCGCAATCCGGAGTGA
- a CDS encoding ABC transporter ATP-binding protein produces MAGVDFVDVRKSFGQFPVIKGVNIEIEDGEFVILVGPSGCGKSTLLRMLAGLENITAGEIRIGDRVVNRLPPKDRDIAMVFQNYALYPHMTVADNMAFSLMLASRPKAEIDKRVGVAADILGLSKLLDRFPRQLSGGQRQRVAMGRAIVRDPQVFLFDEPLSNLDAKLRVAMRAEIKELHQRLKTTTVYVTHDQIEAMTMADKIVVMHDGIVEQIGAPLELYDHPANLFVAGFIGSPAMNMIRGRLHSEDPTAFMTADGTALPVARPAAAARGRDLVYGLRPEYMSLDPNGLPAEVVVIEPTGYETQMIARLGGHEVTCVFRERVTAKPGETIRLAIDGAHVHLFDAETGRRLFD; encoded by the coding sequence ATGGCAGGCGTGGATTTTGTCGATGTCCGGAAATCCTTCGGGCAGTTTCCGGTCATCAAGGGCGTCAACATCGAGATCGAGGACGGCGAATTCGTCATTCTCGTCGGCCCGTCCGGCTGCGGAAAATCGACCTTGCTCCGGATGTTGGCGGGCCTCGAGAACATCACTGCCGGCGAAATCCGCATCGGCGACCGCGTCGTCAACCGGCTGCCGCCGAAAGATCGCGACATCGCCATGGTGTTCCAGAACTACGCGCTCTATCCGCACATGACGGTCGCCGACAACATGGCCTTCTCGCTGATGCTGGCAAGCAGGCCGAAGGCCGAGATCGACAAGCGGGTCGGCGTGGCGGCGGATATTCTAGGCCTCTCGAAGTTGCTCGACCGCTTTCCGCGCCAGCTTTCCGGCGGCCAGCGTCAGCGCGTCGCCATGGGCCGGGCGATCGTGCGCGATCCGCAGGTGTTCCTGTTCGATGAACCGCTCTCGAACCTCGACGCGAAGCTGCGCGTCGCCATGCGCGCCGAGATCAAGGAATTGCACCAGCGGCTGAAGACGACGACGGTCTATGTCACCCATGACCAGATCGAGGCGATGACCATGGCCGACAAGATCGTGGTCATGCATGACGGCATCGTCGAGCAGATCGGCGCACCGCTCGAGCTCTACGACCATCCGGCCAATCTCTTCGTCGCCGGCTTCATCGGTTCGCCGGCAATGAACATGATTCGCGGCCGGCTTCACTCCGAAGACCCGACGGCCTTCATGACCGCCGACGGCACGGCGCTTCCCGTCGCCCGGCCTGCTGCGGCCGCCCGCGGCCGCGATCTCGTTTATGGCCTTAGGCCCGAATACATGTCGCTCGACCCGAACGGTCTTCCGGCCGAGGTCGTGGTGATCGAGCCGACCGGTTACGAAACTCAGATGATCGCCAGGCTCGGCGGCCACGAGGTGACCTGTGTGTTTCGTGAGCGGGTGACTGCCAAGCCCGGCGAAACGATCCGCCTGGCGATCGATGGCGCCCATGTTCACCTGTTCGACGCCGAAACCGGACGGCGACTATTCGACTGA
- a CDS encoding SDR family oxidoreductase, with protein sequence MAQGNRSGEGKIALVTGGGSGIGLGIARRLSGEGYRLVITGRRPDVLEKAAAEIAAESGGVVRAIACDVGDPGQVAALFDAIRAEFGRLDLLVNNAGSSVPPLPLEEVTFAQWSGILAANLTGAFLCTQQAFRLMKAQEPRGGRIINNGSISATTPRPNSAPYTATKHAITGLTKSTALDGRPFDIACGQIDIGNAATDMTQKMSSGVLQANGEIAAEPTIPVEHVADAVVYMASLPLLANVLTMTVMATKMPLVGRG encoded by the coding sequence ATGGCACAAGGCAACAGATCGGGCGAGGGAAAGATTGCGCTGGTGACGGGCGGAGGGTCCGGCATCGGCCTCGGTATTGCCCGGCGGCTGAGTGGCGAAGGCTATCGCCTCGTTATCACCGGACGCCGTCCGGACGTATTGGAGAAAGCGGCTGCCGAAATCGCCGCGGAAAGCGGCGGCGTTGTCCGTGCAATCGCCTGCGATGTCGGCGACCCCGGTCAGGTTGCGGCACTGTTCGACGCGATCCGGGCCGAGTTCGGCCGGCTCGACCTGCTCGTCAACAATGCCGGTTCGAGCGTGCCGCCGCTGCCGCTCGAAGAGGTCACGTTCGCGCAATGGAGCGGAATTCTTGCCGCGAACCTCACCGGCGCCTTCCTCTGCACCCAGCAGGCTTTCCGGCTGATGAAGGCGCAGGAGCCGCGCGGCGGCCGGATCATCAACAACGGCTCGATTTCGGCGACGACCCCCCGGCCCAATTCTGCGCCCTATACAGCGACGAAGCACGCCATCACCGGGCTTACCAAGTCGACGGCGCTCGATGGGCGGCCCTTCGACATCGCCTGCGGCCAGATCGACATCGGCAATGCCGCAACCGACATGACGCAGAAGATGAGCAGCGGCGTGTTGCAGGCCAATGGCGAGATCGCGGCGGAGCCGACGATTCCCGTTGAACATGTCGCCGATGCGGTCGTCTACATGGCGAGCCTGCCGCTTTTGGCAAACGTGCTGACGATGACGGTGATGGCGACGAAGATGCCGCTGGTCGGCCGCGGATAG
- a CDS encoding DUF817 domain-containing protein, translating to MTDQPKFERFDDLGHGPTPSLDVAPARRFTSLEAQIDAAAHRILDALPAHGFAGALVEFTVFGLKQAWACLFGGLLLALIIASHQFWPEDALLARYDFLFLAALGIQFAMLAARLETSSEAKVILIFHVVGTVMEVFKTAAGSWMYPEESIFRIGAVPLFSGFMYAAVGSYLARISRIFDMRYTHYPPVWSTALLAVAIYVNFFSHHFTIDVRYGLFAATAIIYLRTVVHYRVFRFRHRMPLMLGFLLVALFIWFAENIATWSRAWIYPSQSHGWTPVSINKLGAWYLLMIISFVLVTLVHRPRKLDETHR from the coding sequence ATGACAGATCAGCCCAAATTCGAACGCTTTGACGATCTCGGCCATGGTCCGACACCGTCCTTGGACGTAGCGCCCGCACGCCGCTTCACTTCGCTTGAGGCGCAGATAGATGCGGCCGCTCACCGAATCCTCGACGCCCTGCCCGCGCACGGCTTCGCAGGTGCCTTGGTTGAATTCACCGTCTTCGGGTTGAAGCAGGCATGGGCGTGCCTGTTCGGCGGACTGCTGCTCGCCCTGATCATCGCCTCTCATCAGTTCTGGCCCGAAGATGCTCTCCTGGCCCGCTATGACTTTCTCTTTCTGGCGGCGCTCGGCATCCAATTTGCAATGCTGGCAGCGAGGCTTGAAACCTCGTCCGAGGCGAAGGTCATTCTGATCTTCCACGTCGTCGGCACGGTCATGGAGGTCTTCAAGACCGCGGCAGGCTCATGGATGTATCCTGAGGAAAGCATCTTCCGGATCGGCGCGGTGCCGCTTTTCTCCGGTTTCATGTATGCGGCTGTCGGCTCCTATCTCGCCCGCATCAGCCGCATCTTCGACATGCGCTACACCCATTATCCGCCGGTCTGGTCGACCGCGCTTCTGGCAGTCGCGATCTATGTCAACTTCTTCAGCCACCACTTCACCATAGACGTTCGCTACGGGCTGTTCGCGGCGACTGCGATAATTTATCTGCGCACTGTGGTGCACTATCGCGTCTTCCGCTTTCGCCACCGCATGCCCTTGATGCTCGGCTTCCTGCTGGTGGCGCTGTTCATCTGGTTCGCAGAGAACATTGCCACATGGTCACGTGCGTGGATCTATCCGTCGCAATCGCACGGCTGGACGCCCGTATCCATCAACAAGCTCGGCGCCTGGTACCTGTTGATGATCATTTCCTTCGTGCTCGTCACGCTGGTACATCGGCCACGCAAACTGGACGAGACGCATCGATAA
- a CDS encoding carbohydrate ABC transporter permease, translating into MNTTTRIPDEVLTDTAEGMSYLNRLPRRIVTLYLPMAVFVFVLLFPFYWMAITAVKPNSQLTDYNNYSPFWVVGPTLDHIKYLLFETSYPGWLWNTMLVAVGSTILSLAASIFAAYAIERVRFTGSRPVGLMIFLAYLVPPSILFIPLAFIVFKFGIYDSKLALIFTYPTFLIPFCTWLLMGYFRSIPFELEESALVDGATRWQILVRIILPLAVPGLISAGIFAFTLSWNEFIYALTFIQSSENKTVPVGVLTELVRGDVFEWGALMAGALFGSLPVVILYSFFVDYYVSSMTGAVKE; encoded by the coding sequence ATGAACACGACCACGAGAATACCGGACGAGGTCCTCACCGATACCGCCGAGGGGATGAGCTATCTCAACCGTCTGCCGCGCCGGATCGTTACTCTCTACCTGCCGATGGCGGTCTTCGTCTTCGTGCTGCTGTTCCCGTTCTACTGGATGGCGATCACGGCGGTGAAACCGAATTCACAGCTCACCGACTACAACAATTACAGTCCCTTCTGGGTCGTCGGCCCGACGCTCGACCACATCAAATACCTGCTGTTCGAGACCTCCTATCCCGGCTGGCTATGGAACACGATGCTGGTCGCCGTCGGCTCGACGATCCTTTCGCTGGCGGCGTCGATCTTCGCGGCCTATGCGATCGAGCGGGTGCGCTTCACCGGCTCGCGGCCGGTCGGGCTGATGATCTTCCTCGCCTATCTGGTGCCGCCGTCGATCCTGTTTATTCCGCTCGCCTTCATCGTCTTCAAGTTCGGCATCTATGATTCCAAGCTGGCGCTGATCTTCACCTATCCGACCTTCCTCATCCCGTTCTGCACCTGGCTGCTGATGGGCTATTTCCGCTCGATCCCCTTCGAGCTCGAGGAAAGCGCGCTGGTGGACGGGGCGACGCGCTGGCAGATCCTCGTCAGGATCATCCTGCCGCTTGCCGTGCCGGGCCTGATATCGGCCGGCATCTTCGCCTTCACGCTGTCCTGGAACGAGTTCATCTATGCGCTGACATTCATCCAATCGTCGGAGAACAAGACCGTGCCGGTCGGCGTGCTGACGGAACTGGTGCGCGGCGACGTGTTCGAATGGGGCGCGCTGATGGCCGGCGCGCTGTTCGGCTCGCTGCCGGTGGTCATCCTCTATTCGTTCTTCGTCGACTATTACGTCTCGTCGATGACCGGCGCGGTCAAGGAGTGA
- a CDS encoding carbohydrate ABC transporter permease → MSITSSGKAPSAMASLMQNNNVLGLLFMLPAAVFLICFLTYPLGLGVWLGFTDTRIGRDGIFIGLENYAFLARDSVFWLSVFNTLLYTFVASILKFALGLWLALLLNENLPFKSFFRAIVLLPWVVPTVLSALAFWWIYDSQFSIISWSLMQLGLIDGPINFLGDPTNARASVIAANVWRGIPFVAISLLAGLQTIPASLQEAASLDGATSWQRFRYVTLPMLTPIIAVVMTFSVLFTFTDFQLIYVLTKGGPVNATHLMATLSFQRGIPGGQLGEGAAIAVAMVPFLLAAIMFSFFGLQRRKWQQGGQD, encoded by the coding sequence ATGTCCATCACGTCGTCCGGAAAGGCGCCATCTGCCATGGCTTCGCTGATGCAGAACAACAATGTGCTCGGCCTGCTGTTCATGTTGCCGGCCGCCGTCTTTCTCATCTGCTTCCTCACCTATCCGCTGGGGCTCGGCGTCTGGCTCGGCTTCACCGACACCCGCATCGGCCGCGATGGCATCTTCATCGGCCTAGAGAACTACGCGTTCCTGGCACGGGATTCGGTCTTCTGGCTCTCGGTCTTCAATACGCTGCTCTATACTTTCGTGGCGTCGATCCTCAAGTTCGCGCTCGGCCTGTGGCTGGCGCTGCTGCTCAACGAAAACCTGCCGTTCAAATCCTTCTTCCGCGCCATCGTCCTTCTTCCCTGGGTGGTGCCGACGGTGCTTTCGGCGCTCGCCTTCTGGTGGATCTACGATTCGCAGTTCTCGATCATTTCCTGGTCGCTGATGCAGCTCGGGTTGATCGACGGGCCGATCAACTTCCTCGGCGATCCGACCAATGCGCGCGCCTCGGTCATCGCCGCCAATGTCTGGCGCGGCATTCCCTTCGTGGCGATCTCGCTGCTTGCCGGGCTGCAGACAATCCCCGCCTCGCTGCAGGAGGCCGCCTCGCTCGATGGCGCCACCAGCTGGCAGCGCTTCCGCTACGTTACGCTGCCGATGCTGACCCCGATCATCGCCGTGGTGATGACCTTCTCGGTGCTCTTCACCTTTACGGATTTCCAGCTCATCTACGTGCTGACCAAGGGCGGGCCGGTGAACGCCACCCATCTCATGGCGACGCTCTCCTTCCAGCGTGGCATTCCGGGCGGCCAGCTCGGCGAGGGCGCGGCGATCGCCGTCGCCATGGTGCCATTCCTGCTCGCCGCCATCATGTTCAGCTTCTTCGGCCTGCAGCGTCGCAAGTGGCAGCAGGGCGGACAGGACTGA
- a CDS encoding ABC transporter substrate-binding protein, with product MPIKRRDFLAGSAAIAGITGLSPLGIRPSFAQAAEPSYKPEEGASLRLLRWTPFVKGDEDAWLANTKKFTEATGVEVRIDKESWEDIRPKAAVAANVGSGPDMVMCWFDDAHQYPDKLVDVTELANYLGNKYGGWYDGVKGYATRDDKFIAMPLTAIGNAVCYRDSHMKAAGFSEFPKDTAGFLELCKAMKAKGTPAGFPHGKAVGDGNNYAHWLLWSHGGKMVDEGGKVTINSPETLAAINYAKQLYETFIPGTESWLDINNNRAFLAGQVSLTANGVSLYYAAKKDAALADLAADIRTTNFPIGPVGQSVELHQTSSILLFSHSQYPEAAKAYIKFMMEADQMNAWIQGSSAYCCQPLKAFANNPVWTSDPIHAPYAKASETLRPNGYAGPLGYASAGVMADYVLVDMFAAAVTGQMTPEDAVVEAERRANRYYRV from the coding sequence ATGCCGATAAAGAGACGTGACTTTCTCGCAGGTTCCGCGGCGATTGCCGGTATAACGGGGCTTTCGCCGCTCGGGATCCGCCCATCCTTCGCGCAAGCCGCCGAGCCGAGCTACAAGCCGGAAGAAGGCGCAAGCCTCAGGCTTCTGAGGTGGACGCCCTTCGTCAAGGGCGACGAGGACGCCTGGCTTGCCAACACCAAGAAGTTCACCGAGGCAACCGGCGTCGAGGTCCGCATTGACAAGGAAAGCTGGGAAGACATTCGCCCGAAGGCGGCCGTCGCCGCGAATGTCGGCTCCGGCCCGGACATGGTGATGTGCTGGTTCGACGATGCGCATCAATATCCGGACAAGCTCGTCGACGTCACCGAACTCGCCAATTACCTCGGCAACAAATATGGCGGCTGGTACGACGGCGTGAAGGGCTATGCGACTCGTGACGACAAGTTCATCGCCATGCCGCTGACGGCGATCGGCAACGCCGTCTGCTACCGCGACAGTCATATGAAAGCGGCGGGCTTCAGTGAATTCCCCAAGGACACGGCAGGCTTCCTCGAGCTCTGCAAGGCGATGAAGGCCAAGGGCACGCCGGCCGGCTTCCCGCACGGTAAGGCGGTCGGCGACGGCAACAACTACGCCCACTGGCTGCTCTGGAGCCACGGCGGCAAGATGGTCGACGAAGGCGGCAAGGTCACCATCAACAGCCCCGAGACGCTGGCGGCGATCAACTACGCCAAGCAGCTCTACGAGACCTTCATTCCGGGCACGGAAAGCTGGCTCGACATCAACAACAACCGCGCCTTCCTCGCCGGCCAGGTATCGCTGACGGCGAACGGCGTCTCGCTCTACTATGCTGCCAAGAAGGACGCGGCGCTCGCCGACCTGGCGGCGGATATCCGCACCACCAACTTCCCGATCGGCCCGGTCGGCCAGAGCGTCGAGCTTCACCAGACGAGCTCGATCCTGCTCTTCAGCCACAGCCAATATCCGGAAGCGGCCAAGGCCTATATCAAGTTCATGATGGAGGCCGACCAGATGAATGCCTGGATACAGGGCTCGAGTGCCTATTGCTGCCAGCCGCTGAAGGCCTTCGCCAACAACCCGGTCTGGACCTCCGACCCGATCCATGCGCCCTATGCCAAGGCCTCCGAGACCCTTCGGCCGAACGGCTATGCCGGTCCGCTCGGCTATGCCTCGGCAGGCGTTATGGCGGATTACGTCCTGGTCGACATGTTCGCAGCCGCAGTGACCGGCCAAATGACGCCCGAGGACGCCGTTGTCGAGGCCGAACGACGGGCGAACCGCTACTATCGCGTCTGA